In Cyanobacteria bacterium GSL.Bin1, the sequence ATTGGTTTACAACGACTCTTGGGGTATCAAGATCCCGAACCTTATATTCAAGCGCTCAAAGACGGAAAAAAATTTCTCCCTTTTGATTTTCCAATCAATCGTAATTCTGAACAAAAGGCTTGGTTAGAAATTACGTATCTGGATGAAGAGTTACGCATTGCACGAGGTAATCAAGGGAGTGTTTTTGTCCTTGCTAAATCTTCCTAAAAATCGCTGATAACTTTTTATAAAGACTAAACAACTGTCCCCCTAATTATGACAGAAGCAATTTGGCAACTTTCCCAAAACCATCTCCACTTGCTCTCGACTTGTCCACGGAAGTTTCAATATACCTATCTCGAACAGTTCACCTCTCCTTGCATCCCACAACGACAAAATAACCTCAACTTAGGTAACCGATTTCATCGTTTGATGCAGCAACGGGAACTGGACTTACCTGTAGAAAGCATTTTAGCCACTGATAAACGATTAGCAACTTCCTTTCAGGCACTAGCAGCAGCTGCACCGCAAGTTGTTTTTCCTCAGCCCAAAACTTGGCGACAAGCGGAACATCGACGAACCTTCTTAAAAGGAAATTTTTTATTAATTGGGATTTACGATTTACTAATTTTAAGTGAAGATAAAGCAGAAATTATTGACTGGAAAACTTATGCTCAACCGCCACATTCAGAAATTTTAGCGAAACATTGGCAGACGCGTTTGTACAAATACCTGTTAGCAGAA encodes:
- a CDS encoding PD-(D/E)XK nuclease family protein — encoded protein: MTEAIWQLSQNHLHLLSTCPRKFQYTYLEQFTSPCIPQRQNNLNLGNRFHRLMQQRELDLPVESILATDKRLATSFQALAAAAPQVVFPQPKTWRQAEHRRTFLKGNFLLIGIYDLLILSEDKAEIIDWKTYAQPPHSEILAKHWQTRLYKYLLAETSDYSPEQIQFTYWFIHLPQQPTAVTFSYNRSEHAKTEKELNQLLAQLNDYYQQYKKNKTSFPQVELEKGDCLECPFKRPCQRQSKSAEISFSEVEEQSI